The Capsicum annuum cultivar UCD-10X-F1 chromosome 1, UCD10Xv1.1, whole genome shotgun sequence sequence CGGGCCAGAATCTTCAgggtgatgatgaagatgatcaTGGCACCAGAATCATCACTCTAGCTGGAACCAATGTGGGGGCCAGCATGCGTGGTGAGATGGACGAGAAAGCTGGGATCGAGGGTCTTTCACCAGGGGAACATGAGGCCTTAAATACATATGTAAACAGCAATTTCCAGTCCATCAACAATTCCATCATGTTGGGTGGTAGCTATTGTACTAATGACCCTGGTGTTCATTTGGACATCTCTGATTATGTGGATGAAGAAGTCCCAACACCAAAAGGACATGGAAACAAGAGAGGCAAGAAAAGTAACCACCAGTATGAACAGTCATAATAGGCTTATACCATAATCAAGAGAAGTTCAATGATCAAGAAGCTGCTAAAAATTCTCTATATGAATAAATATCAGACCTTAGTTGAGTTCTTTGTGTTTCTGTTCTCTTCCAATGTGCCTTGTCTCTTGGCATGGGATTTCTGTCAAGAGCAGTGATTACGATTATTCGGCTAAAGACCTAGTATTCAAGCTTATTATGAGGATCAATATGCTTATCATGATATATCAGAAAGAAATGTTACATgtgtattatttttaataatcataaCATCTTATCAGATCTTTCTGCTGTGCTGCTACTCTCATATTAGTCTCCTTTGGTTGCAAAACATCTTATCTGCAGCCCATTTGAGTACACATCTTAAACTTGACAGTTTTGATAAGCTCTTTCctctaagaacaaaaataaacgGTAATGGTGTAGTTTTTTATTACAAAAGGTTAACAAAGAAACCTCAGTTCATGAGGAACACATATTGAAATACTTCTAGATCGATTAAGTTAATATCAAGGGATCCTGGATTCAGAATTGGTTTCTAGATCTTTGATGGGTAGctccttctcttttttctcttcagTTTCATGGACAACTTTTTGCATGCCTCTGTTCTTGCCCCAAAGCAGGAAGTATAAACCAGCAATTACAATAGCCGATCCAATTACACTGATCATgattttttataagaaaattagTCAGTTTTAAGGTTATTATTCAGAAaatggtaaaaagaaaaaaaagaatttaggAGCTTTAAATTTTGCTGTAATCACCTCCCAAGATGGAGTTGTTCGTGCAGAATGGGAACGTCGAACATGGCTGCCATAACTTGGACAAGAGGACTGAATGCTGCAGTGAAGACTGGACCCCTCTTCTTGACACACCATGACATTCCCACATAGCACATTCCTGAACCTATTAATCCCTGGCTTAGGAAAATTCGTTGTTGTCAAGTACAAGCGAAAACACGATAAACTAATCAGTGGTAAAGTATACTCCCTTTAACTTAGAAGTTAGTAAGATAATTTTCAGATAATTAAGTTTCCATCCTTTGTTTAGTGGTCATGCCACGACTATGCTCATCATTATACAACATAGAAGGGCCTTCTCTACTTTTTGTCTCGTATGTTCCTTTAACAAACTAAAGGAAAGGACATTTTTTGGTTCATAGAAGACTTGGTTTTTCTTTTATCTGTACATAGGAACCAATAAAAGAAATAGTAATATCTGAAGTCCGAGGAATTCTAATTTTCTCAAGCATCCAAGGATTTTTGTTATATTTCCAATTCAATGTTGATTGTCACAAGTCATTCCGAATTTCTAACGAATCCGTGGAAGTTCTCTTAAACTTCTTAATTTTCAAGCACATACCGTAATTATTAACTCTTATCTGTGTTGCATCAGATCTTTGTTAATAAATTGGTTGAATTGCAAAGActgaaagacaaaaagaaaagggcaatgaGAGAGTGCGATGGAAATAAAATTCCACACGCGTGACAGGGAAATATCTATTTCTGCTTCGTAGGAAGATAAGGACTGGTATTAAGTGCACTTACAGCATAGAGGATACTCAGCATATCTATCTTTTCCTTTGGAATCCAAATGGATAGTCTTCTGTCAATGGAAAAAGTCAAGACAGCTGATTGTATGGCACTAAAGAAGGTCATAGTAACAGTGCTAGAGTACTTGCATGGATATTTCTTTCCAATAAAAGATTGGAGAAGGAACCATGATGACCACAAAAGCGTCCCAGCAAACAAGGCCAGAGAACCAAGGATCCATCTTTCCTTTATATTCGAGGAACTAATGGCTCCTTCCGAGGATGGAGATACAGCTTGTTGGTCTGAAAAATGAACCAAAGGGATACCTTTGTAAAAAGTCAGTATGAAGGCACCTCCAACGCATATTAGTGTTCCAAATGCTTTGGCTATTCCACTTCCGTGTTTGATGTTGATAGTCTCTAAAC is a genomic window containing:
- the LOC107842974 gene encoding WAT1-related protein At3g30340, translated to MKSFVGWYPIFIMVAIDFAFAISNILLKKIILDGMNPLVFITYRQAISTIFLAPVAFFLEKNNRPKLTPQILCSLFLSAIVGASLTQYLFLLGMEYTSATFSCAFLNMVPVITFLMALPFGLETINIKHGSGIAKAFGTLICVGGAFILTFYKGIPLVHFSDQQAVSPSSEGAISSSNIKERWILGSLALFAGTLLWSSWFLLQSFIGKKYPCKYSSTVTMTFFSAIQSAVLTFSIDRRLSIWIPKEKIDMLSILYAGLIGSGMCYVGMSWCVKKRGPVFTAAFSPLVQVMAAMFDVPILHEQLHLGSVIGSAIVIAGLYFLLWGKNRGMQKVVHETEEKKEKELPIKDLETNSESRIP
- the LOC107842978 gene encoding uncharacterized protein LOC107842978, whose protein sequence is MADSNFVDREKQKQADSDIKDMISSLTKRLADLQRVHKAAAGDSGQNLQGDDEDDHGTRIITLAGTNVGASMRGEMDEKAGIEGLSPGEHEALNTYVNSNFQSINNSIMLGGSYCTNDPGVHLDISDYVDEEVPTPKGHGNKRGKKSNHQYEQS